From Fibrobacter sp. UWEL, a single genomic window includes:
- the nadB gene encoding L-aspartate oxidase, with translation MYDILVLGAGISGLSAALHAAEKGLSVVILTKGAKPDGSSNYAQGGIATVTEKTDKFKFHIDDTLEAGAGLCKKEPVNILTKSGPATIQQLVKWGVQFTPNPQNHSEFDLHLEGGHSHHRILHAADLTGKEIMRALLCTLHQQKNIDYLENCYIKDLICQGEGKDKRCVGAKIIHQKTGIVENIYAKATILSTGGAGRIWQYTVCPPDSCGDGMAIAARAGAALQDIEFMQFHPTSLYAPSLKKPFLISEAVRGFGGILKNYKGEEFMNQVHPLHSLAPRDIVARAIHAEMQRLGQTNMFIDLTGHTPKDIKSHFPNIYAKCKEVGVDMTKEWIPVVPAAHYMCGGVLVDTWSRTEIKGLYACGEVAATGVHGANRLASNSLLESVVYALRAVDNITESGILKDKISTSHSKKQEKVSYTKSAYWRKRRKILQDMMWTYCSIVRTVAGLNQGLKVIAGLEADVQTAIKNKEIENFYFLEFLNALQVSKMILIAALRRKESRGLHYILDYPNPDPKSKHQSIYLGEEK, from the coding sequence ATGTACGATATTTTGGTCCTGGGAGCCGGTATTTCCGGTCTGAGTGCAGCCCTTCACGCCGCAGAAAAAGGTCTGTCAGTAGTGATTCTTACCAAGGGAGCAAAACCGGACGGATCATCCAACTACGCCCAGGGCGGTATCGCAACCGTTACCGAAAAAACGGACAAGTTCAAGTTCCATATCGACGACACCCTTGAAGCAGGTGCAGGCCTTTGCAAGAAGGAACCGGTGAACATCCTCACCAAGAGTGGTCCCGCCACCATCCAGCAGCTGGTAAAGTGGGGTGTCCAGTTCACCCCCAATCCGCAAAACCATTCTGAATTTGACCTCCATCTGGAAGGTGGACACAGCCATCACCGCATTCTCCACGCCGCAGACCTTACCGGTAAGGAAATCATGCGCGCACTGCTGTGCACCCTGCACCAGCAGAAGAATATCGACTACCTGGAAAACTGCTACATCAAGGATTTGATCTGCCAGGGCGAAGGCAAGGACAAGCGTTGCGTCGGTGCAAAGATTATTCATCAGAAGACCGGCATCGTGGAAAATATTTATGCCAAGGCTACCATCCTTTCCACAGGTGGTGCAGGCCGTATCTGGCAGTACACCGTCTGCCCGCCGGATAGCTGTGGCGATGGTATGGCAATTGCCGCCCGCGCAGGTGCCGCACTGCAGGACATTGAATTCATGCAGTTCCACCCCACTAGTTTGTATGCACCCAGCCTCAAGAAGCCCTTCCTGATTTCCGAAGCGGTTCGTGGCTTTGGCGGCATCCTGAAGAACTACAAGGGTGAAGAGTTCATGAACCAGGTTCATCCCCTCCACTCCCTGGCACCTCGCGACATCGTGGCACGCGCTATCCACGCCGAAATGCAGCGCCTGGGCCAGACCAACATGTTTATCGACCTCACCGGTCACACTCCCAAGGACATCAAGAGCCACTTCCCCAACATCTATGCCAAGTGCAAGGAAGTTGGCGTGGACATGACCAAGGAATGGATCCCTGTGGTTCCTGCCGCTCACTACATGTGCGGTGGTGTGCTTGTGGATACTTGGTCCCGTACGGAAATCAAGGGCTTGTATGCTTGCGGCGAAGTCGCCGCAACAGGTGTTCACGGAGCAAACCGTCTGGCCTCCAACTCCCTGCTGGAAAGCGTGGTCTACGCCCTTCGTGCCGTTGATAACATCACTGAATCTGGCATCCTGAAGGATAAGATCAGCACGTCTCATTCCAAGAAGCAGGAAAAGGTTTCCTATACCAAGTCCGCCTACTGGCGCAAGCGTCGCAAGATCCTGCAGGACATGATGTGGACCTACTGCAGTATCGTTCGTACGGTAGCAGGCTTGAACCAGGGTCTCAAGGTGATCGCCGGTCTCGAAGCAGACGTGCAGACCGCCATCAAGAATAAGGAAATAGAAAACTTCTACTTCCTGGAATTCTTGAACGCTCTGCAGGTTTCCAAGATGATTCTTATTGCAGCCCTCCGTCGTAAGGAATCCCGCGGTCTCCACTACATTCTGGACTACCCCAATCCCGATCCCAAGAGCAAGCACCAGAGCATTTACCTGGGCGAAGAGAAGTAG
- a CDS encoding serine/threonine-protein kinase, translating into MAEKAGKTNKIGGYKPVQELGHGAMGNLWLCHDPSMDRMVVVKQMQDDLEQNEGNVRRFLQEAYILAHLNHPAIIAPHALWKEKDGKYSISMEFVHGKTLREILDKCPTPPLWVVLNVIYEVLSALGHAHRSGIVHRDLKPSNIMIDKDGRVRLLDFGIAHNDNAIKLMKDDSTDLRITGENVILGTVTYMSPEQTVGAEATASSDLFAVGIIASEMLLGENVFRGTNFRDTAQRIQRLRVTRKAFPKDKVPPELAKLVVKLLSKKPKDRPLTANDAAEKLSSLMKELPRDLSPYMGMWLSAVKHSEDGNISEEDYSTPPLYQDSQALSLLKGFGLGALFAAIAFAIVTYIM; encoded by the coding sequence GTGGCAGAGAAGGCTGGGAAGACAAATAAAATCGGTGGATACAAGCCGGTACAGGAGCTGGGACACGGCGCTATGGGCAACCTGTGGCTGTGTCATGACCCGTCCATGGATCGTATGGTGGTGGTCAAGCAAATGCAGGACGACCTGGAACAGAACGAAGGAAACGTCCGTCGCTTCCTTCAGGAAGCCTACATCCTGGCTCACCTCAATCATCCCGCTATTATCGCACCCCACGCCCTCTGGAAAGAGAAGGACGGCAAGTATTCCATCTCCATGGAATTCGTCCACGGCAAGACTCTGCGAGAAATTCTAGACAAGTGCCCCACCCCGCCTCTGTGGGTGGTCCTCAATGTCATCTACGAAGTGCTGAGCGCTCTGGGACATGCCCATCGCAGTGGCATTGTCCATCGCGATTTAAAGCCATCCAACATCATGATCGACAAGGATGGCCGCGTCCGTCTGCTGGATTTCGGTATCGCCCACAACGATAACGCCATCAAGCTCATGAAGGATGACTCCACGGACCTGAGAATTACAGGCGAAAACGTCATTCTGGGAACAGTCACATACATGAGCCCGGAACAGACGGTTGGCGCAGAAGCAACCGCTTCCTCCGACTTGTTCGCCGTAGGGATTATTGCAAGCGAGATGCTGCTTGGCGAAAACGTTTTCCGCGGAACAAACTTTAGGGATACCGCACAGCGCATCCAGCGACTTCGCGTCACCCGCAAGGCATTTCCCAAGGACAAGGTCCCTCCCGAACTCGCCAAGCTGGTGGTAAAGCTTTTAAGCAAGAAGCCTAAGGACCGCCCCCTCACCGCCAATGATGCCGCCGAAAAGCTCTCCTCCCTCATGAAGGAATTGCCCAGAGACCTCTCCCCCTATATGGGTATGTGGCTTTCCGCAGTAAAGCATAGCGAAGACGGAAACATCAGCGAAGAAGATTACAGCACTCCCCCGCTCTATCAGGATAGCCAGGCCCTCTCTCTCCTGAAGGGTTTTGGTCTGGGAGCCCTCTTTGCGGCCATCGCCTTCGCCATCGTCACTTACATCATGTAA
- a CDS encoding CvpA family protein codes for MNAIDIASLIFILLLTLLGIWHGFLRGIFRLMAWVAAIVGAYYANDYLSEIILENLGLSQFSTTIVCMALGFLIPFLFLLLIGRLLKKAIADTTFGRIDRVFGGLLGFIKSILICFVIFSILHIMPFGEALLAARDASVGYGLYKNSLELMGFSSDPIDLVGVAEKKASEITQKAVEKATDKATEAANEVKDAAKDAAKNAAKDAAKKVVDEATSITK; via the coding sequence ATGAACGCTATTGATATCGCAAGCCTCATTTTCATTCTGCTCCTTACCCTGTTAGGTATCTGGCACGGATTCCTTCGCGGTATTTTCCGCCTCATGGCCTGGGTTGCAGCCATCGTGGGCGCCTATTACGCCAACGACTACCTGTCCGAAATAATTCTTGAAAATCTCGGACTTAGCCAGTTTTCCACCACCATCGTCTGCATGGCCCTGGGATTCCTTATTCCGTTCCTGTTCCTACTTCTCATAGGACGTTTGCTCAAGAAAGCCATTGCCGATACAACTTTCGGAAGAATCGACCGCGTATTCGGCGGCCTGCTAGGTTTCATCAAGTCCATCCTGATCTGCTTTGTCATTTTTTCCATTCTTCATATTATGCCATTTGGAGAAGCACTCCTGGCCGCTCGCGACGCATCTGTGGGCTATGGCTTATACAAGAATAGCTTGGAACTGATGGGCTTCTCTTCAGACCCCATCGACCTGGTGGGTGTAGCCGAAAAGAAGGCTTCTGAAATTACCCAGAAGGCCGTAGAAAAAGCTACAGACAAGGCAACTGAAGCAGCCAATGAAGTGAAGGATGCGGCAAAGGACGCAGCTAAAAATGCTGCTAAAGACGCCGCTAAAAAAGTTGTAGACGAAGCAACTTCCATTACAAAATAA
- a CDS encoding amidohydrolase: protein MAKTILKSVFHQGNFCDILISNKRFAKIGGLTPKDYEKAKVVDCNGLAILPPFYNGHCHAAMTLLRGYADDMPLQEWLQNHIWPFEGKMKPKDIEIGSRLAILEMIKSGTVFFADMYWHREQTMKVVKEMGIRATIGVTFAEGLVPQEAIENNFKFLRDHKFESDRVALAVMPHSPYMVGEKLFKRCAQVAREEEMILHTHLAETKKEVADCKKQYGCTPVELMDRYGVLGGNFVAAHCVHMNQDDMAMMAESCSAAILNPCSNLKLCSGIPKIPKMLESGMLVGIGTDGASSNNNLDMHEEMKLTSLLTKVSSSAEKLPAGEVLKMATSNVAIAYGIPAGVIAEGFLADALLVDLKNERLNPCHNLVSNWVYAADSSSIHSVLCNGQFVMENHHVDGEEDIVREAELCAKRLA, encoded by the coding sequence GTGGCAAAAACAATTCTGAAATCGGTATTCCATCAGGGTAACTTTTGTGATATCCTCATTTCTAACAAGCGATTTGCGAAGATTGGTGGTCTAACGCCCAAGGATTACGAAAAGGCCAAGGTGGTTGACTGCAATGGCCTTGCGATTCTCCCGCCGTTCTACAATGGACATTGCCATGCAGCCATGACCCTTTTAAGGGGATATGCCGATGACATGCCGCTCCAGGAATGGCTTCAGAACCATATCTGGCCCTTTGAAGGAAAGATGAAGCCCAAGGACATTGAAATCGGAAGTCGTCTAGCGATTCTTGAAATGATCAAGTCCGGGACGGTCTTTTTTGCGGATATGTACTGGCATCGCGAACAGACCATGAAGGTGGTGAAGGAAATGGGCATCCGGGCAACCATCGGGGTGACTTTTGCCGAAGGTCTTGTGCCACAAGAGGCTATCGAAAACAACTTCAAGTTCCTTAGGGATCATAAGTTTGAATCGGATCGAGTAGCTCTTGCAGTAATGCCTCATTCTCCCTACATGGTTGGGGAAAAGCTCTTCAAGCGTTGCGCCCAGGTGGCTCGGGAGGAAGAAATGATTCTTCATACCCATCTGGCAGAAACCAAGAAGGAAGTGGCGGATTGCAAGAAGCAGTATGGCTGCACTCCTGTGGAACTGATGGATCGTTATGGCGTGCTGGGCGGAAACTTTGTGGCTGCCCACTGCGTTCATATGAATCAGGATGATATGGCGATGATGGCGGAATCCTGTTCGGCAGCTATTCTAAATCCCTGTTCTAACCTAAAGTTGTGTAGTGGCATTCCCAAGATTCCCAAGATGCTGGAAAGCGGTATGTTGGTGGGAATTGGTACTGATGGTGCATCTTCCAATAACAATCTGGATATGCACGAAGAAATGAAGCTAACGTCTCTTCTCACTAAGGTGTCCAGCAGTGCTGAAAAGTTGCCTGCAGGAGAAGTATTGAAGATGGCTACCTCCAATGTGGCTATTGCCTATGGTATACCTGCAGGTGTGATTGCAGAAGGTTTCCTTGCGGACGCCCTGCTGGTGGACTTGAAAAACGAACGCCTGAATCCCTGCCACAATCTGGTGAGCAATTGGGTGTATGCTGCCGATTCCAGTTCCATTCATTCTGTCCTCTGTAATGGACAGTTCGTCATGGAGAATCATCATGTGGATGGGGAAGAAGATATTGTGCGTGAAGCGGAACTTTGCGCAAAGCGCCTGGCGTAG
- a CDS encoding GGDEF domain-containing protein encodes MSVTQLETLPISRSEFLRLEIFKNVSFESLAGYLLGCKTVVVEEGELLIDPDHPKRRLIVILEGLLEVRAEAKGGSFSSLIEAGHCAGEMSIFDNIKPSAYVYSKVQSRLLIIEPEMALAMIHASHDLCLNFLHMLSQRIRNNTKVVCEEEYHIRCIEENAKVDSLTGLHNRRWLEEMYTREINRSNAGNFRLSAFMMDIDHFKQVNDTYGHLAGDQVLIAVAKTIVECLRPSDMPVRYGGEEFTVFLPGTSTENAKIIAERLRASVERKDILLPSGEVIHATISVGFTERVEADTVRSIIERADKALYHAKENGRNRVCLNLDGDDMFLF; translated from the coding sequence ATGAGTGTGACCCAACTTGAAACCCTTCCTATTTCTAGATCCGAATTTTTAAGACTGGAGATTTTTAAGAATGTCTCCTTTGAAAGCCTTGCAGGTTATTTGCTGGGCTGTAAAACCGTTGTTGTCGAAGAAGGCGAACTGCTGATCGATCCCGATCATCCCAAGCGTCGCCTAATCGTGATTCTGGAAGGTCTTCTAGAGGTAAGAGCAGAAGCAAAGGGTGGCAGCTTTTCCAGTTTGATTGAAGCAGGGCACTGCGCAGGTGAAATGTCCATCTTCGATAACATCAAGCCCAGCGCCTATGTTTACTCCAAAGTCCAGAGCCGTCTTCTGATTATTGAACCGGAAATGGCCCTGGCAATGATCCATGCATCTCATGATTTGTGCCTCAATTTCCTGCACATGTTAAGCCAGCGTATCCGCAACAACACCAAGGTTGTGTGCGAAGAAGAATACCACATTCGCTGCATCGAGGAAAACGCAAAAGTGGACTCCCTTACAGGACTCCACAATCGCCGTTGGCTGGAAGAAATGTACACCCGCGAAATCAATCGCAGTAACGCAGGCAATTTCAGGCTGTCCGCCTTTATGATGGACATCGACCATTTCAAGCAGGTCAACGACACCTACGGTCATCTTGCCGGCGACCAAGTGCTGATCGCTGTGGCAAAGACAATCGTAGAATGTCTGAGACCGTCCGACATGCCTGTACGTTATGGTGGCGAAGAATTCACCGTGTTCTTACCGGGAACTTCCACCGAGAACGCAAAGATCATTGCCGAACGTCTCCGAGCCAGCGTGGAACGCAAGGATATCCTCCTCCCCTCCGGCGAGGTTATCCATGCGACCATTAGCGTAGGCTTCACGGAACGCGTAGAAGCCGACACTGTTCGCTCCATTATCGAGCGCGCTGACAAGGCTCTTTATCACGCCAAGGAAAACGGACGAAACCGAGTCTGCCTGAACCTTGACGGTGATGACATGTTCTTGTTCTAA
- a CDS encoding VWA-like domain-containing protein, which translates to MTEVEETFQSTMCRLLLYSPFSFNMLVGMVQEPSESIETLGVRVKNGRITLGYNPKFFASLEESERTFVLIHEMMHVLLHHCTHRSSGDLRRARKENVAMDLAINCMIPEEVGVKMPRFKEDVGDKKKGEILGLLPSMFGFKDGLSYEQYLALLDKKFPDDTIILIPMQGDGGQDGSMVISEKCPLGKIIKHRIDESHGEGYDEDAFIDDYVRNVVENIERNHNWGHLGANAIEMVKKAQEQPLNWGDILRLKLGPFLSFQKEPSRRRWNKHYGKPFLGNTTKSVEPVAVYADTSGSVGSADLSRFIVEIERIANYTGVYLWSFDTDVKDPDEEVLFTRRSIDSIEFKGRGGTCFAPVFEHARSRQISQVVVLTDGFADAVSQEQIEGLDVIWVITKGGSKQDKAGTVIEMQ; encoded by the coding sequence ATGACAGAAGTTGAAGAAACCTTCCAGAGCACGATGTGTCGTCTTCTGCTTTATAGCCCGTTCAGCTTTAACATGCTGGTGGGCATGGTACAGGAACCCTCTGAGTCTATCGAGACTCTTGGCGTCCGTGTCAAGAATGGCCGTATTACCTTGGGGTATAACCCTAAGTTCTTTGCGTCCCTGGAGGAATCGGAACGAACCTTCGTGCTGATTCACGAGATGATGCATGTCCTGCTGCACCATTGTACTCACCGTTCCTCTGGTGACTTGCGCCGTGCCCGTAAGGAAAACGTGGCCATGGATCTTGCAATTAACTGCATGATCCCCGAAGAAGTGGGGGTGAAGATGCCCCGCTTCAAGGAAGATGTAGGAGATAAGAAGAAGGGAGAAATCCTGGGCCTTCTTCCCAGCATGTTCGGATTCAAGGATGGCTTGAGCTATGAACAGTACCTGGCTCTGCTGGACAAGAAATTCCCGGACGATACCATCATTCTGATTCCAATGCAGGGAGATGGTGGTCAGGATGGTAGTATGGTCATCAGTGAAAAGTGTCCCTTGGGTAAAATCATCAAGCATCGTATTGATGAATCTCATGGGGAAGGCTACGACGAAGATGCCTTCATTGATGACTACGTACGTAATGTGGTTGAAAATATTGAACGAAACCACAACTGGGGCCATCTGGGGGCAAACGCCATCGAGATGGTTAAGAAGGCTCAGGAGCAACCTCTCAACTGGGGCGATATCCTAAGGCTAAAGCTGGGACCTTTCCTCTCTTTCCAGAAGGAACCTTCCCGTCGCCGCTGGAACAAGCATTACGGAAAGCCCTTTCTGGGAAACACCACCAAGAGTGTGGAGCCTGTTGCCGTCTATGCCGATACTTCGGGCAGTGTGGGGTCTGCGGACCTTTCCCGCTTTATTGTGGAAATCGAGCGCATTGCCAATTACACGGGGGTGTACCTCTGGAGTTTTGACACCGATGTCAAGGATCCCGACGAGGAAGTTCTGTTTACTCGCCGGTCCATTGACTCCATTGAGTTCAAGGGCCGTGGGGGAACATGCTTTGCACCGGTATTTGAACACGCTCGTTCAAGGCAAATCTCCCAGGTGGTAGTCCTTACGGATGGTTTTGCTGATGCGGTTTCTCAGGAACAGATTGAGGGCCTGGACGTCATTTGGGTGATTACCAAGGGCGGTAGCAAGCAGGATAAGGCCGGTACCGTTATTGAAATGCAATAA
- the hisD gene encoding histidinol dehydrogenase, which yields MQIVKATPSSKEIERICGREVAPSREIYNKVVDILADIKKGGYAKAVEYAQKFDGLKGKNIRVSEKEIEKSAAKCPAELQKALKQAIKNVRDFHKNQMEESWLMEGKDGVVLGQRIRPMKRVGLYVPGGAGIYPSTVIMNAVPAIVAGVQDIVVVTPIKGEINRAVAFVLKELGVTEVYHIGGAQAIGLLAYGAKDAKGKTIVERVDKIVGPGNVFAAVAKKEVFGVVDIDMVAGPSEVLVMADRTADPDFVAADLLSQAEHGSGFEAAICITDDMETAQMISACVDVQVENSPKRELLEKVLNNFGRILVVKDWFDGVAIANKIAPEHLEVMTDEAESMAAQIENAGAVFIGHWSSEPVGDYFAGPNHVLPTNGTGRFFSPLGVYDFLKRMSIIRYSEKAIKKNGKAIAAVAMEEGFYHHAQAVLKRL from the coding sequence ATGCAAATAGTAAAAGCTACTCCGAGCTCTAAGGAAATTGAACGTATTTGCGGTCGCGAAGTTGCTCCCAGCCGCGAAATTTATAACAAGGTTGTAGATATCCTTGCCGACATCAAGAAGGGTGGTTATGCCAAGGCTGTGGAATACGCCCAGAAGTTCGATGGCCTCAAGGGCAAGAACATCCGCGTGTCCGAAAAGGAAATTGAAAAGTCCGCTGCCAAGTGCCCTGCAGAATTGCAGAAGGCTCTGAAGCAGGCTATCAAGAACGTTCGCGACTTCCACAAGAACCAGATGGAAGAATCCTGGCTCATGGAAGGGAAGGACGGTGTTGTTCTTGGTCAGCGTATTCGCCCCATGAAGCGCGTGGGTCTTTATGTTCCCGGTGGCGCAGGCATTTACCCCAGCACCGTGATCATGAACGCTGTGCCCGCAATTGTTGCTGGCGTTCAGGACATCGTGGTTGTTACTCCCATCAAGGGCGAAATCAACCGCGCTGTTGCATTTGTTCTTAAGGAATTGGGCGTTACCGAAGTCTACCACATTGGTGGCGCACAGGCTATCGGCCTGCTGGCTTACGGTGCCAAGGATGCCAAGGGCAAGACCATCGTAGAACGCGTGGACAAGATTGTTGGTCCGGGTAACGTTTTCGCAGCTGTTGCTAAGAAGGAAGTCTTTGGTGTCGTAGATATCGACATGGTGGCTGGCCCCTCCGAAGTTCTGGTCATGGCCGACCGCACTGCTGATCCGGATTTCGTCGCAGCAGACCTGCTTTCCCAGGCTGAACATGGCTCTGGTTTCGAAGCAGCCATCTGCATTACCGATGACATGGAAACCGCCCAGATGATTTCTGCCTGCGTTGACGTTCAGGTTGAAAACAGCCCCAAGCGCGAACTGCTGGAAAAGGTTCTGAACAACTTCGGCCGCATTCTCGTTGTGAAGGACTGGTTCGATGGCGTTGCCATTGCAAACAAGATCGCTCCGGAACACTTGGAAGTGATGACCGACGAAGCTGAATCCATGGCCGCCCAGATTGAAAACGCAGGTGCCGTGTTCATTGGCCACTGGTCTTCTGAACCTGTGGGCGATTACTTCGCTGGCCCCAACCATGTGCTGCCCACCAACGGCACTGGCCGCTTCTTCAGCCCCCTGGGCGTATACGACTTCCTGAAGCGTATGTCCATCATCCGCTACAGCGAAAAGGCCATCAAGAAGAATGGTAAGGCAATTGCCGCCGTGGCAATGGAAGAAGGTTTCTACCACCACGCCCAGGCAGTTCTCAAGCGTCTGTAA
- the cimA gene encoding citramalate synthase yields the protein MKCFIYDTTLRDGNQDRKISLSLADKIQITRILDSFGIDYIEGGWPNPSNPTDEEYFKEVKKLKLKHAKIAAFGSTRRPKILPEKDPLLQALVKSEAPVKTIFGKSWDLHVTEVIHTTLEENLDMIQSSIEFLKEHSKEVIYDAEHFFDGYKANPEYAIETLKAAALGGADFIVLCDTNGGTMPWELEEIFEAVKEHVDVPLGIHVHNDSGLAVANSIYAVKSGATMVQGVVNGYGERCGNANLTTIMADLVFKMGAKFFASKKMAGLRKLFLSVDQIVNLASDVRAPYVGEAAFAHKGGAHIDGVMKVSRSFEHVDPHSVGNDRVFVTSDQAGGSLVVEKLKAIKPGIDKKDPMVAKLLLAIKEKENAGWHFDSAEASFKMLVYRQLGMFTAPFEFMNYRVTEDKTPQGVSVSQASVKLKIGDKISHQVSEGDGPVNALDAALRKALLPFFPYMAKVRLDDFKVRVLGSSVGSDALVRVWTTFGDEKEHWNVAGVSTNIIEASWLALMDGLCYKILKETKKCK from the coding sequence ATGAAATGCTTTATATATGATACCACGCTGCGCGACGGCAATCAAGATCGCAAGATTAGTCTCTCTCTGGCCGATAAAATCCAGATTACTCGAATTCTTGACTCTTTCGGTATTGATTACATTGAAGGCGGCTGGCCCAACCCGAGCAATCCTACCGACGAAGAATACTTCAAGGAAGTTAAGAAGCTTAAGCTGAAGCATGCAAAGATCGCTGCTTTCGGTAGCACTCGTCGTCCGAAGATTCTTCCCGAGAAGGATCCGCTGCTCCAGGCATTGGTAAAGTCCGAAGCTCCCGTAAAGACCATCTTCGGTAAGAGCTGGGACCTTCACGTTACAGAAGTCATTCATACTACTCTGGAAGAAAACCTGGATATGATCCAGTCTTCCATCGAATTTTTGAAGGAACATTCCAAGGAAGTCATTTACGACGCCGAACATTTCTTTGACGGCTATAAGGCTAATCCGGAATACGCTATCGAAACCCTGAAGGCCGCTGCCCTCGGTGGTGCTGATTTTATCGTGCTTTGCGATACCAATGGCGGTACCATGCCTTGGGAATTGGAAGAAATTTTTGAAGCCGTTAAGGAACACGTAGACGTTCCCCTGGGAATCCATGTGCATAACGACTCCGGCCTTGCTGTAGCAAACAGCATCTATGCCGTGAAGTCCGGTGCTACCATGGTTCAGGGCGTTGTGAACGGTTACGGCGAACGTTGCGGTAACGCAAACCTTACCACCATTATGGCTGACTTGGTCTTCAAGATGGGTGCAAAGTTCTTTGCCTCTAAGAAGATGGCTGGCCTTCGCAAGCTGTTCCTGAGCGTTGACCAGATCGTAAATCTGGCAAGCGACGTTCGCGCACCGTACGTGGGCGAGGCTGCTTTCGCTCATAAGGGCGGCGCACATATTGATGGCGTCATGAAGGTTTCCCGTAGCTTTGAACATGTGGATCCGCACTCCGTGGGCAATGACCGCGTGTTCGTCACCAGCGATCAGGCTGGCGGCTCTCTGGTTGTAGAAAAGCTGAAGGCTATCAAGCCCGGCATCGACAAGAAGGACCCCATGGTGGCAAAGCTGTTGCTTGCTATCAAGGAGAAGGAAAACGCCGGCTGGCACTTCGACTCTGCCGAAGCCAGCTTCAAGATGCTGGTTTATCGCCAGCTGGGAATGTTTACGGCTCCGTTTGAATTCATGAACTACCGCGTTACTGAAGACAAGACCCCGCAGGGTGTGTCTGTTTCTCAGGCTAGCGTCAAGCTGAAGATTGGTGACAAGATCAGCCATCAGGTAAGCGAAGGTGACGGTCCTGTGAACGCTCTGGATGCTGCACTCCGTAAGGCTCTGCTCCCGTTCTTCCCGTACATGGCCAAGGTCCGTCTGGATGACTTTAAGGTTCGCGTTCTGGGTTCTTCCGTTGGTTCCGATGCTCTGGTCCGCGTGTGGACTACCTTCGGTGATGAAAAGGAACACTGGAATGTGGCAGGCGTTAGCACCAATATCATCGAAGCTAGCTGGCTTGCCTTGATGGATGGTCTGTGCTACAAGATTTTGAAGGAAACTAAGAAATGCAAATAG